The bacterium genome has a segment encoding these proteins:
- a CDS encoding inositol monophosphatase family protein, whose translation MEKYLQVALKAVREAGNFLRDHFGKVLDIHAEEKKANDLVSFVDRETEEIIKDIIWKEFPDHQFIGEEPGSSKKVAQLAWVIDPLDGTKNFLSGIDIFAISCALLEEGEPIVGVVFNPVKSELFYALRGRGAFKNGKKIGINNNLPIERTLFATAFPFREKSKFDFLNEVFKRLYKKFSDVRRLGSASLDLCYVAEGIFSAFYEYGLSIWDIAAGALIVREAGGVVKDFSGGNDYLRSGNIVAGREDAVTLVLDALREARWSLP comes from the coding sequence ATGGAAAAATATTTACAGGTTGCTTTAAAGGCTGTGAGGGAAGCCGGGAATTTTTTAAGGGATCACTTTGGAAAGGTTCTCGACATTCATGCCGAAGAGAAGAAAGCAAATGACCTTGTTTCTTTCGTAGATAGAGAGACGGAAGAAATTATAAAGGACATAATATGGAAAGAGTTTCCAGACCACCAATTTATTGGTGAAGAACCCGGGAGTAGCAAAAAGGTAGCCCAACTCGCCTGGGTTATTGATCCCCTTGATGGGACAAAGAATTTCCTTTCGGGGATAGACATTTTTGCAATCTCCTGCGCCCTTTTGGAGGAAGGAGAACCTATTGTAGGTGTTGTCTTTAATCCTGTTAAAAGTGAACTTTTTTACGCCCTTAGAGGGAGAGGGGCTTTTAAAAACGGTAAGAAAATTGGAATCAACAATAATCTACCTATCGAAAGGACTCTTTTCGCCACTGCATTTCCATTTAGAGAAAAATCTAAGTTTGATTTTTTGAATGAGGTTTTTAAGAGGCTCTATAAAAAATTTTCAGACGTGAGAAGATTGGGCTCTGCTTCCCTTGACCTTTGTTATGTCGCGGAAGGGATCTTTTCTGCATTCTATGAGTATGGACTTTCCATTTGGGATATTGCTGCAGGTGCGTTGATCGTAAGAGAAGCGGGTGGAGTTGTTAAAGATTTTTCCGGCGGAAATGATTACTTGAGATCTGGTAATATCGTTGCGGGAAGAGAGGATGCGGTTACCCTTGTACTTGATGCTTTAAGGGAGGCAAGATGGAGTTTGCCATAA
- a CDS encoding polyprenyl synthetase family protein, translating to MEILEYIEQKSELVNRKLEEFFPQNAKGVPLLRESMRYSLFAGGKRLRPVLCILGYELCGGKKEEEILPQACALEMIHTFTLVHDDLPAMDNDDFRRGKPTNHRVYGEAMAILAGDALFIEAIGLFLKGPLSAEIKIKMLNELVDALGVDGVIGGQVLDLKAEGKVHTQRLVENIHLRKTARFIEASIVIGAIGSGIDESIVEGFRRIGRKLGLLFQIVDDILDETAEDEELGKKAKKDRERGKCTYPSVLGLERSYDVARELVRDIKVEAKSILGDKSKLLEGLADYFLSRRK from the coding sequence GTGGAGATTTTAGAGTACATAGAACAAAAAAGTGAACTCGTCAACAGAAAGTTGGAGGAGTTTTTTCCCCAGAATGCTAAGGGGGTCCCCTTACTAAGGGAGTCAATGCGATATTCCCTTTTCGCTGGTGGCAAAAGGCTGCGCCCAGTTCTGTGCATATTGGGATATGAACTGTGTGGTGGAAAAAAGGAGGAAGAAATTTTACCTCAGGCTTGTGCCCTTGAAATGATCCATACTTTCACACTCGTTCACGATGATCTGCCTGCAATGGATAATGACGACTTTCGTCGTGGAAAACCGACAAATCACAGGGTATATGGTGAAGCTATGGCGATTCTTGCTGGTGATGCCCTTTTTATTGAGGCTATCGGGTTGTTTTTAAAAGGCCCGTTAAGTGCAGAGATTAAAATTAAGATGTTAAATGAGCTTGTGGATGCACTTGGCGTAGACGGAGTCATTGGAGGACAGGTGCTGGACTTAAAGGCTGAGGGAAAGGTTCACACTCAAAGGTTGGTTGAAAATATCCATTTAAGGAAGACAGCACGGTTTATTGAGGCCTCCATTGTAATTGGAGCTATAGGCTCAGGGATTGACGAATCTATTGTGGAAGGTTTCAGAAGAATTGGAAGAAAACTGGGTCTGCTTTTCCAAATCGTGGATGATATCCTTGACGAAACGGCAGAGGACGAAGAGCTTGGTAAAAAAGCTAAGAAAGACAGAGAAAGGGGAAAGTGCACCTATCCCTCCGTGTTGGGACTTGAAAGGTCCTATGATGTAGCGAGGGAACTGGTAAGGGATATTAAAGTGGAGGCTAAGAGTATTCTGGGAGATAAAAGCAAATTATTAGAAGGACTTGCGGATTATTTTCTTTCCAGGAGGAAGTGA
- a CDS encoding HD domain-containing protein, whose translation MEFAIKIPTIDEEIVNSFKIYLVGGSLRDAILGREINDYDLVLEGDIDPFLKLYKRKHPESTLFPLSEEDEEYRIVITEDLWLDITSVKGKDIYEDLKKRDFTVNAIAMDLRSGKIIDPVGGWKDIEQRVIRLISPLNLIQDPLRILRAYRFSAVLGFEIGPETRFYLKELSPLLSFKIVAGERIRYELFLILLTDNSSKTIELMAEDGVLFSVFPELSPMKHTSQRYYNEQNLLYHTIKALANFEKILVEKDEKYEKELGWIFKLAVLLHDIGKPQTISFDEEGNTHFYGHDRVGAEIVESIAERLKLSKRERNTLKKLVKHHMYPHLLAAQQVLTERAVNRYLRRMEELAFPLLDMAIADALASPPRGEGILPYHEFRAKIIKVIEEKAKVTQGRLVTGDDLIELGLKPGPIFKKILAEIDDLIAEGRIHSKEEALDFIRKNYVQESGTL comes from the coding sequence ATGGAGTTTGCCATAAAGATTCCTACTATTGACGAGGAGATTGTAAACAGCTTTAAAATCTATCTGGTGGGAGGCTCTTTAAGGGATGCAATTCTTGGAAGGGAGATTAACGACTATGATCTGGTTTTAGAGGGTGATATAGATCCTTTTTTGAAACTGTACAAAAGGAAACATCCTGAATCTACCCTTTTTCCTCTCTCAGAAGAAGACGAGGAGTACAGAATTGTCATTACAGAGGATCTTTGGCTTGATATCACTTCCGTTAAGGGTAAGGATATATATGAGGATTTGAAGAAACGGGATTTTACAGTTAACGCCATAGCAATGGATTTAAGGAGTGGTAAAATCATCGACCCTGTGGGTGGATGGAAAGATATTGAGCAAAGAGTTATAAGGCTCATTAGTCCTTTAAATTTAATTCAGGATCCCTTGAGAATCCTGAGAGCGTACAGGTTTAGCGCTGTTCTCGGTTTTGAAATCGGACCTGAAACACGTTTTTATTTGAAGGAGCTCTCTCCGCTTTTGTCTTTTAAGATAGTTGCCGGTGAACGCATAAGATATGAGCTTTTTCTTATTTTGCTGACGGATAATTCTTCAAAGACAATAGAACTCATGGCTGAAGACGGGGTTCTATTTTCGGTTTTCCCAGAACTTTCTCCCATGAAGCATACTTCACAGCGATACTATAACGAACAAAACCTTCTATATCATACAATTAAAGCCCTTGCAAACTTTGAAAAAATTCTGGTGGAGAAAGATGAAAAATATGAAAAAGAACTTGGGTGGATTTTTAAGCTTGCAGTTTTGTTGCATGACATTGGAAAGCCACAAACGATTAGTTTTGATGAAGAGGGGAATACCCATTTTTATGGTCATGATAGGGTTGGAGCCGAAATTGTTGAAAGTATTGCTGAAAGATTAAAACTGTCAAAAAGAGAGAGAAATACACTAAAAAAACTGGTGAAGCACCACATGTATCCTCATTTACTGGCTGCTCAGCAGGTTCTCACTGAGCGAGCTGTAAATCGCTACTTAAGGCGTATGGAAGAACTGGCCTTTCCACTTCTCGATATGGCTATTGCCGACGCCCTTGCTTCACCACCAAGGGGTGAAGGTATACTCCCGTACCACGAATTTCGCGCAAAGATAATTAAAGTTATTGAAGAGAAGGCAAAGGTTACCCAGGGAAGACTGGTTACAGGGGATGATCTGATAGAGCTCGGACTTAAGCCGGGTCCCATTTTTAAAAAAATACTTGCAGAGATTGATGATTTGATTGCAGAGGGGAGGATTCATTCCAAAGAAGAAGCACTGGATTTCATTAGGAAAAATTATGTGCAAGAGTCCGGTACGCTTTGA
- a CDS encoding beta-ketoacyl-ACP synthase III, producing the protein MGVRILGIGSYLPEKILTNEDLEKMVETSDEWIVERTGIKERHIAGPDEATSDLAYRASLKALKKAGITPQQIDGIIVAAASPDYLFPATACILQAKLGAKKAMCFDIEAACPGFVYALEIARGLLSLPNYRYILIVGAETLSRLVDFSDRNTCVLFGDGAGAAVVTKDDSESDVLASYLKGNGEVHELLMLPAGAARKPASEKTVSGKEHYIKMQGREVFKYAVMGMQEAAEKVLEKAGIMSEDIDWLVPHQANVRIIDATRERLGIPREKVYINIEKTGNTSAASIPIALAEMDEKGLLKRGQRVLLVSFGAGFIYGAILLRW; encoded by the coding sequence GTGGGTGTCAGAATTTTGGGAATAGGGTCTTATTTACCTGAAAAAATACTTACAAATGAAGACCTTGAGAAAATGGTTGAAACCTCCGACGAATGGATAGTGGAAAGGACAGGCATTAAGGAAAGACATATAGCTGGTCCCGATGAGGCTACCTCTGATCTTGCTTATAGAGCAAGCTTAAAGGCCTTAAAAAAAGCTGGTATCACGCCTCAGCAGATTGACGGAATAATCGTTGCCGCTGCCTCTCCAGACTATCTTTTCCCCGCTACAGCGTGTATTTTACAGGCTAAACTGGGCGCTAAGAAGGCCATGTGTTTTGATATAGAAGCAGCATGCCCTGGATTCGTTTACGCCCTTGAGATTGCAAGGGGGCTTTTATCTCTTCCAAATTACAGGTACATCTTAATTGTTGGTGCAGAAACCCTTTCCCGACTTGTGGACTTCAGTGATAGGAATACCTGTGTTCTTTTTGGGGATGGTGCCGGTGCAGCAGTAGTAACCAAGGATGATTCTGAGAGCGATGTGCTTGCCTCTTATTTAAAGGGAAATGGCGAGGTACATGAGTTACTTATGCTCCCTGCTGGGGCAGCAAGGAAGCCTGCGTCTGAAAAAACTGTAAGTGGAAAAGAACATTATATAAAGATGCAGGGGAGAGAAGTGTTTAAGTATGCTGTGATGGGAATGCAGGAAGCCGCTGAGAAAGTTTTAGAGAAGGCTGGTATAATGTCAGAGGATATTGACTGGCTTGTCCCTCATCAAGCCAACGTAAGAATAATTGATGCCACAAGGGAGAGACTTGGAATACCACGGGAAAAGGTGTATATTAACATTGAGAAGACAGGCAATACCAGTGCAGCATCAATTCCTATTGCCCTTGCGGAAATGGACGAAAAGGGCCTTTTGAAGAGAGGGCAGAGGGTTCTGCTTGTATCTTTTGGTGCGGGATTTATCTATGGAGCGATCTTACTGAGATGGTAA
- a CDS encoding HAD-IIA family hydrolase gives MVKGFLIDLDGTLYIGNQPVRGSRELVDFLKENNIPFLFLTNNSTRTPEQVAEKLEKMGIQVNPSKIYTSANTLADYLREHYEGHHSAYVIGEDGVLRELESLGWKIVKDYKEAEFVIVGLDREVTYEKLKQAVLAIQKGATFIACNRDSSFPTPEGFLPGAGAIVNAITTVVGVEPLVLGKPNEYIIRYAVKRLGVSLESTAIVGDRLDTDIALGKKMGMVTILVLTGVRKNEDQIEEIKPDFVFEDVGELWKNIYRLL, from the coding sequence ATGGTAAAAGGATTTTTGATAGACCTTGATGGGACTCTCTACATTGGCAACCAGCCTGTGAGGGGATCAAGGGAACTTGTTGATTTTTTAAAGGAAAATAACATTCCCTTTCTTTTTTTAACAAACAATTCAACGAGAACCCCGGAACAGGTTGCAGAGAAACTGGAAAAGATGGGGATTCAGGTCAACCCTTCTAAGATTTATACTTCAGCAAATACCCTTGCTGATTATTTACGGGAGCATTATGAGGGTCATCACAGCGCATATGTAATTGGAGAAGATGGCGTTTTGAGAGAGCTGGAGAGTCTTGGTTGGAAGATAGTGAAAGATTATAAGGAGGCAGAGTTTGTTATAGTCGGACTTGATCGAGAGGTTACTTATGAAAAACTGAAACAGGCGGTTTTGGCAATCCAGAAGGGTGCCACTTTCATTGCCTGCAACAGGGATTCTTCTTTTCCAACTCCAGAAGGATTTCTTCCCGGAGCGGGTGCCATCGTAAATGCAATAACCACAGTGGTTGGAGTAGAACCCCTTGTGCTTGGAAAACCTAATGAGTACATAATAAGGTACGCTGTTAAAAGGCTTGGAGTTTCTTTAGAAAGCACAGCTATTGTGGGTGACAGACTGGATACGGACATCGCACTCGGTAAGAAAATGGGGATGGTGACCATCCTCGTTCTTACAGGGGTTCGCAAAAACGAAGATCAGATAGAAGAAATTAAGCCCGATTTTGTCTTTGAAGATGTAGGTGAATTATGGAAAAATATTTACAGGTTGCTTTAA
- a CDS encoding ZIP family metal transporter, with protein sequence MNSVLAGFLASLFAGLATTLGALFLILKVKFGPKSMPLFLGLSGGIMFSASIFSLLIPALSKGVLIPVLLAFLFGAFFVDFLDTIIPHEHFIKGLEGPSSRLKMVSLILLTMLIHNFPEGMAVGISFAKGISPSAISLAVAIGLQNIPEGAAVALPLFSLGMSRSRAIFIAFLTGMVEPVAGLLGVSLGILFSKLLPYLMAFASGAMVYVVSDEMIPESHTHGSEKVATFSFMLGFVVMTLLDNLF encoded by the coding sequence GTGAATAGCGTATTAGCTGGCTTCTTAGCTTCTTTGTTTGCTGGTCTCGCTACAACCCTTGGTGCTTTATTTCTTATTTTAAAGGTTAAATTTGGTCCCAAGAGTATGCCTTTGTTCCTTGGACTCTCTGGTGGAATTATGTTTTCTGCCTCTATTTTCAGCCTTCTTATTCCCGCTCTCAGTAAAGGTGTCCTTATTCCAGTGCTTTTGGCTTTTCTCTTTGGAGCTTTTTTTGTCGATTTCTTGGATACTATTATTCCTCACGAGCATTTTATAAAAGGACTGGAGGGCCCTTCTTCAAGACTTAAAATGGTATCACTTATTCTTTTAACGATGTTAATTCACAATTTTCCTGAGGGAATGGCAGTTGGAATCTCTTTTGCAAAAGGTATTTCCCCCTCTGCAATTTCCCTCGCAGTAGCTATAGGTTTGCAGAACATTCCTGAAGGTGCAGCGGTTGCTCTACCCCTCTTCAGCCTCGGTATGAGCAGAAGTAGAGCGATTTTTATAGCGTTTCTAACTGGAATGGTCGAGCCAGTAGCTGGTCTTTTGGGGGTTTCCCTCGGAATACTTTTCTCAAAGCTTTTACCTTACCTTATGGCTTTTGCCTCAGGGGCAATGGTCTACGTTGTAAGTGATGAAATGATTCCTGAATCCCACACCCATGGTTCAGAGAAGGTTGCAACCTTCTCTTTTATGTTGGGCTTTGTAGTAATGACCCTTTTGGATAACCTTTTTTAG
- a CDS encoding TrkA family potassium uptake protein — protein MNILVIGAGRFGRSLAEVFMRENHTVVLVDKNENKIKGMEDRVSQAVILDSTEEEALARLNLEDFDYVFLCISEISASILTAQILQDRKIKNVYAKASNDVHAKILSRLGVSRVIQPEKQSAERLAMSIMWGTVELADLLRKKNVMISTVDVPRNFQKKSLSELEIRKKFGLYVIAVERNEPIVVGDGSEPEDGTKIGVSTKTVTYVLPDGGFEIERTDKLIVIGTRENIEKFVNYVSKEAE, from the coding sequence ATGAACATTCTTGTTATCGGTGCTGGAAGGTTTGGAAGGTCATTAGCAGAAGTGTTTATGCGGGAAAATCACACTGTTGTTCTGGTGGATAAAAACGAAAATAAAATAAAGGGAATGGAAGACAGGGTTTCCCAAGCGGTAATTCTTGATAGTACAGAAGAGGAAGCCTTAGCTCGCTTAAATTTAGAGGACTTTGATTACGTTTTCCTATGCATTTCTGAAATTTCAGCATCAATCTTGACTGCACAAATATTGCAGGATAGAAAGATTAAAAATGTTTATGCTAAAGCCTCAAATGATGTGCATGCAAAAATTTTATCCCGGCTTGGGGTATCCAGGGTTATTCAGCCCGAAAAACAGTCCGCAGAGAGACTGGCTATGAGTATAATGTGGGGAACTGTTGAGCTTGCAGACCTCCTCAGGAAGAAGAATGTCATGATATCCACTGTTGATGTCCCGAGAAATTTCCAAAAGAAGTCACTGAGTGAACTTGAGATAAGAAAAAAATTCGGTCTTTATGTCATTGCCGTTGAGAGGAATGAACCAATTGTTGTGGGAGATGGCTCCGAACCTGAGGATGGGACAAAAATCGGTGTTTCTACTAAAACCGTCACATACGTCTTACCCGATGGTGGGTTTGAAATAGAAAGGACTGACAAGCTCATTGTGATAGGAACTCGTGAAAACATTGAGAAGTTTGTAAACTATGTTTCAAAAGAAGCCGAGTAA
- a CDS encoding divergent PAP2 family protein, producing the protein MVLKEIFSNPFWLLPLLTGFIAQMIKFVIYSIKEKRPAFSWLFSTGGMPSAHSAAVSCLSVITGKHYGFSSPIFGITLYFSLIIMYDAAGIRRAAGEHAELLNIIVEELMGKNKALGREKLKEFLGHSPLEVLVGAILGILLSLIYIKMRWV; encoded by the coding sequence TTGGTTTTAAAAGAAATTTTTTCAAATCCCTTCTGGCTACTCCCTCTCTTGACTGGTTTCATCGCTCAGATGATAAAATTTGTGATTTACAGCATTAAGGAGAAGAGGCCTGCCTTTTCCTGGCTTTTCAGCACCGGAGGAATGCCCAGTGCCCATTCCGCTGCCGTTTCCTGTCTTTCAGTGATCACTGGAAAGCATTATGGTTTTAGTTCTCCTATATTCGGTATCACATTGTATTTCAGTCTAATCATTATGTATGACGCTGCAGGCATTCGCAGGGCGGCGGGAGAACATGCCGAACTTCTAAATATCATAGTAGAAGAGTTAATGGGAAAAAATAAGGCCCTTGGCAGAGAGAAGTTAAAAGAGTTCCTTGGCCATTCTCCCTTGGAGGTTTTGGTAGGAGCAATTTTGGGAATTCTTCTTTCATTAATTTATATCAAGATGAGGTGGGTATGA
- a CDS encoding site-2 protease family protein — protein MRWLDFLLVLPGILLALTIHEYFHGYVAYKLGDPTPRLKGRLTLNPLAHIDPVGFVALLFLHFGWAKPVPINPYNLRNPRRDVVLVSLAGPFSNLISAFLVGFTLRIFAYRFLLYTTFGAMIVNFVVISAALAFFNLIPIPPLDGWHVLEYFLPPGGFKNFMRQYGYYILLILVVLSALGFPLLGMYISITVKFFTRLVFGHLLPLNL, from the coding sequence ATGAGGTGGCTTGATTTTCTTCTTGTCTTACCAGGTATTCTTCTTGCGTTAACTATCCATGAATATTTTCATGGGTATGTGGCCTATAAACTGGGGGATCCTACCCCTCGTTTGAAGGGCAGACTCACATTAAATCCCCTCGCACATATAGACCCCGTTGGATTTGTTGCGCTTCTTTTTCTTCATTTTGGATGGGCAAAACCGGTTCCCATTAATCCATACAACTTGAGGAATCCTCGGAGAGATGTGGTGCTGGTCTCACTGGCTGGTCCATTTTCAAATCTTATTTCAGCGTTTCTTGTAGGTTTTACGTTGAGAATATTTGCGTACAGATTCTTGCTTTACACAACTTTCGGGGCGATGATTGTGAACTTTGTAGTGATCAGTGCCGCTTTAGCTTTTTTTAATTTAATTCCTATTCCTCCTCTTGATGGGTGGCATGTCCTTGAGTATTTTCTTCCCCCTGGAGGGTTTAAGAACTTCATGAGGCAATATGGATACTACATCCTTCTGATTTTGGTTGTTCTTTCAGCTCTCGGTTTTCCACTTTTGGGAATGTACATAAGCATTACTGTAAAATTTTTCACGCGATTAGTTTTTGGTCATCTTTTGCCTTTGAATCTTTAA
- a CDS encoding potassium transporter TrkG: MERRAFLLLVLGYFSAIFLGSLLLLLPFSRRGPLCFTDAFFTATSAICVTGLIVKDTPVFFTLFGKAVILTLIQLGGIGYMSVAGVLLHRLRRSLILPEMMAQGFPELKPGFAFYFAKRVVIYTLVIESIGIILLFFAFLKYFPPILAFQHAVFQAISAFCNAGFSTFSNSLMSFRGDPFVNFVVILLIITGGLGFFVLNELKEFFKSRVELLKKFVRKDSGERISGKTFRFSTHTRAVFTWTIILVVGGFILILFLEINNGFRNFSTSEKILAALFQSVTPRTCGFNTVDFSLLAPATLSLIMLLMYIGGSPGGTAGGVKTNTFALAFLWIFHHLRGYKNVYLFKRRISDAAVEKAILILILSSTYLFISYFLIVSFDKYVLSLHTPIEIAFETVSAFGTVGLSTGSRVFNNVSLSADFNILSKWIIILLMIIGKVGVLSVATYMIERTKIEIGYPEDRYIVG, from the coding sequence ATGGAACGGCGAGCCTTTTTGCTTCTCGTGTTGGGTTACTTTTCTGCCATATTTTTGGGGTCATTACTTTTACTGTTACCTTTTTCAAGGCGTGGGCCGCTGTGTTTTACCGATGCTTTCTTTACAGCAACATCTGCTATATGCGTGACCGGTTTAATTGTGAAAGATACACCTGTGTTTTTCACTTTGTTTGGGAAAGCTGTTATCCTTACTTTGATTCAGCTTGGCGGTATCGGTTATATGAGTGTAGCGGGCGTATTATTGCATCGATTGAGAAGGAGCTTGATTCTTCCAGAGATGATGGCCCAGGGATTTCCCGAACTTAAGCCCGGTTTTGCTTTTTATTTTGCCAAACGGGTGGTGATTTATACTTTGGTTATTGAGTCCATTGGAATAATATTGTTGTTCTTTGCTTTTTTAAAATATTTTCCACCAATTCTTGCTTTTCAACACGCGGTATTTCAGGCTATTTCCGCTTTTTGTAATGCAGGATTTTCAACTTTTTCCAATTCGTTGATGTCTTTTCGAGGCGACCCTTTTGTAAATTTTGTTGTTATCCTGTTAATAATAACAGGCGGGCTGGGATTCTTTGTCCTTAATGAATTAAAGGAATTTTTCAAAAGTAGAGTGGAATTGCTTAAAAAATTTGTAAGAAAAGATTCAGGCGAGAGGATTTCAGGAAAAACCTTCCGGTTTTCCACCCATACGCGGGCCGTTTTTACGTGGACGATTATCCTTGTCGTTGGGGGATTTATTTTAATTTTATTCCTCGAGATAAACAACGGTTTCAGAAACTTTTCAACTTCAGAAAAGATTTTGGCAGCACTTTTTCAGTCTGTTACTCCTCGAACCTGCGGTTTTAATACCGTTGATTTCTCTCTTCTTGCGCCTGCGACATTAAGTTTAATTATGCTTCTTATGTATATAGGTGGAAGTCCAGGTGGGACCGCGGGAGGAGTTAAAACGAATACTTTTGCTCTTGCTTTTTTGTGGATTTTTCACCACCTTAGGGGATACAAAAATGTTTATTTATTCAAGAGAAGAATTTCTGATGCAGCGGTAGAAAAGGCAATTTTGATTTTAATTCTTTCCTCCACCTATCTGTTCATTAGTTACTTTTTAATTGTGTCTTTTGACAAGTATGTGCTTTCACTCCACACTCCCATAGAAATAGCTTTTGAGACCGTTTCAGCCTTTGGTACAGTGGGCCTTTCAACTGGCTCTCGTGTTTTCAATAATGTAAGTCTTTCTGCCGATTTCAATATACTTTCCAAGTGGATTATAATTTTACTTATGATAATTGGTAAGGTTGGTGTTCTTTCGGTGGCTACCTACATGATAGAAAGGACTAAGATAGAGATAGGCTATCCGGAAGACAGATATATAGTGGGGTGA